Proteins found in one Synechococcus sp. LA31 genomic segment:
- the treS gene encoding maltose alpha-D-glucosyltransferase, with protein sequence MSDFAFSNGASHWHLDAVFYQVYVRGFKDSSRDGNGDLRGLIEKLDYIQSLGVSCLWLMPIVRSPLRDDGYDVSDFLDIDPSIGSLADFQQLTDAAHQRDLRVITDLVISHTSDQHSWFQQARQGPESPYFHYYVWSDRDDRYSEARVIFADTEHSNWAWDPKARRYYWHRFFSHQPDLNYDHPPVQEAMLDVMRFWLDLGIDGFRVDAVPYLFEREGTNCENLPETHAFCRRMRQLIDAEFPGRILLAEANQWPDDLVPYFGDGDEFHMAFNFPLMPRLFLALRREESRPLIDGIEHLPAIPEGCQWATFLRNHDELTLEMVTDADRDYLYSEYARDPRMKLNFGIRRRLAPLLDHDQRRIQLLYSLLFSLPGAPVIYYGDEIGMGDNIYLGDRNGVRTPMQWSDERNAGFSTADPSMLYQPVIADPLVHYQAVNVEAQLRSPASLLHWLRHQLRLRRSQPLLSRGDIRFLTVSNRSVVAFSRSHRDATGLFVHNLSASVQPVHLDLAAYAGLRPAQFGGNHGFPLITPEPYFLNLAPYESLWFLLEPV encoded by the coding sequence ATGAGCGACTTTGCTTTCAGCAACGGCGCTAGCCATTGGCACCTCGATGCTGTGTTCTATCAGGTGTATGTGCGCGGATTCAAAGACAGCAGCCGTGACGGTAATGGTGATCTGCGTGGCCTGATTGAAAAGCTTGACTATATCCAGAGCCTTGGCGTGAGCTGCCTTTGGTTGATGCCCATCGTGCGTTCCCCCCTGCGTGACGACGGCTATGACGTTTCCGACTTTCTCGATATCGATCCCAGTATCGGCAGCCTAGCTGATTTTCAGCAGCTCACCGATGCGGCTCATCAGCGAGATCTACGTGTGATCACTGATCTGGTAATCAGTCACACCTCTGATCAGCACAGCTGGTTTCAGCAAGCGAGACAAGGGCCAGAATCGCCCTACTTCCATTACTACGTGTGGAGTGATCGGGATGATCGTTATTCCGAAGCTCGAGTGATCTTTGCCGATACCGAACACTCCAATTGGGCTTGGGATCCCAAGGCTAGGCGCTACTACTGGCATCGCTTCTTCAGTCATCAGCCCGATCTCAATTACGACCATCCACCGGTGCAGGAGGCGATGCTCGATGTGATGCGCTTCTGGCTCGATCTCGGGATTGATGGATTTCGTGTGGATGCGGTGCCCTATCTGTTTGAGCGCGAGGGCACCAACTGCGAAAACCTGCCGGAAACCCATGCCTTCTGCAGACGTATGCGCCAGCTGATCGATGCTGAATTTCCAGGGCGCATTCTGTTGGCGGAGGCGAATCAATGGCCCGATGATCTGGTGCCCTACTTCGGTGATGGCGATGAATTTCACATGGCCTTCAATTTTCCCTTGATGCCCCGCTTATTTTTGGCGCTGCGTCGTGAGGAAAGCCGTCCCTTGATCGATGGCATTGAGCACCTACCGGCGATTCCAGAGGGTTGCCAGTGGGCCACATTTTTACGCAACCATGATGAGCTCACCCTGGAGATGGTCACCGATGCCGATCGCGATTATCTCTACAGCGAGTATGCGCGTGATCCGCGCATGAAGCTCAATTTCGGCATTCGCCGCCGTCTGGCTCCGTTGCTCGATCATGACCAGCGCCGTATCCAATTGCTCTACAGCCTGCTATTCAGCCTGCCGGGTGCACCAGTGATCTACTACGGCGATGAGATCGGCATGGGCGACAACATCTATCTCGGTGACCGCAATGGCGTTCGCACGCCGATGCAGTGGAGCGATGAACGCAATGCTGGCTTTTCCACCGCCGATCCCTCGATGCTCTACCAGCCGGTGATCGCCGATCCGCTGGTGCATTATCAGGCCGTGAATGTGGAAGCTCAGCTGCGCTCACCAGCTTCCCTGCTGCATTGGTTGCGCCATCAGCTACGGCTTCGCCGTAGCCAACCCCTGCTGAGCCGGGGAGATATTCGCTTCCTCACGGTGAGTAACCGCAGCGTGGTGGCCTTCAGCCGCAGCCATCGCGATGCCACAGGTTTGTTTGTGCACAACCTTTCAGCCTCGGTGCAGCCGGTGCATCTGGATCTGGCTGCCTATGCCGGCCTGCGCCCGGCCCAGTTTGGAGGCAATCACGGTTTTCCCCTGATCACCCCTGAGCCTTATTTCCTTAACCTCGCGCCCTACGAGTCGTTGTGGTTTCTGCTGGAGCCAGTGTGA
- the otsB gene encoding trehalose-phosphatase translates to MSDLAALQEAIAQAKAVLLYLDYDGTLAPLRRDPSHCPLPIGVGNVLQRLRERHEPPALDLAVISGRSLADLRRQLGPGLDRLALAGNHGLEIGCGDSSWCDPRAVALVPQLDAVAQRLQAELEAWPGAWLEHKGLSLSLHSRCLSGQQRQQLEQQLQPLLAEIHQAGVFVLRRGRMVLEVRPAILHTKADAVEWLEAAARRRGLWSADDLHGPLRFYFGDDETDEDVFRLWPGVIGVRVGPGASHTAASHRLSGPAGMARWLKGLERRLSISG, encoded by the coding sequence GTGAGCGATCTCGCAGCGTTGCAGGAGGCGATCGCCCAGGCCAAGGCCGTGCTGCTCTACCTCGACTACGACGGCACCTTGGCGCCCTTGCGCCGCGATCCAAGCCACTGCCCCCTGCCGATAGGTGTTGGCAATGTCCTGCAGCGCTTGCGTGAGCGCCATGAGCCGCCGGCGCTGGATCTGGCGGTGATCAGTGGACGCAGCCTGGCGGATTTGCGCCGGCAGCTTGGCCCTGGCCTCGATCGCCTGGCCTTAGCCGGTAACCATGGCCTGGAGATCGGTTGCGGTGACAGCAGCTGGTGTGATCCGCGTGCCGTTGCACTGGTGCCCCAGCTCGATGCTGTGGCGCAGCGCCTGCAGGCTGAGCTGGAGGCTTGGCCGGGGGCCTGGCTTGAGCACAAGGGCCTCAGCCTTAGCCTTCATAGCCGCTGTCTCTCCGGCCAGCAACGGCAACAGCTCGAGCAGCAGCTTCAGCCGCTGCTGGCGGAGATTCATCAGGCCGGTGTGTTTGTGCTGCGCCGTGGGCGGATGGTGCTGGAGGTGCGCCCGGCGATCCTTCACACCAAGGCTGATGCTGTGGAGTGGCTTGAGGCGGCGGCACGGCGCCGCGGCCTCTGGTCTGCGGACGATCTCCACGGCCCATTGCGCTTTTATTTCGGCGACGACGAAACCGATGAAGACGTGTTTCGTCTCTGGCCTGGTGTGATCGGTGTGCGCGTTGGCCCCGGGGCTTCTCACACGGCCGCCAGCCATCGCCTCAGCGGGCCCGCTGGCATGGCCCGCTGGCTCAAGGGGCTGGAGCGGCGGTTGTCGATCAGCGGTTAG
- a CDS encoding ZIP family metal transporter: MQQLLAPLVSLAAGSLLGGALFHMMPEGFIVLKPLQAGEWIAAGFTAFLALEQFLHWHHSHRTGRKGQSRHEPMGLLILLGDGLHNFIGGLGITSTYLINPPAGVAAWLAAIAHEIPQEMGDFGVLIRSGWRPRKALAWNLVSAFTFPLGAVLAWWVRDSVSLAPLVLFAAGNFFYIAASDLVPEIKHHAEPGFALRSFACFVSGLLFMWLMATIA, from the coding sequence TTGCAGCAGTTGCTGGCTCCCCTCGTGTCATTGGCAGCTGGCTCGTTGTTAGGTGGAGCTCTGTTTCACATGATGCCGGAGGGATTCATCGTGTTGAAGCCCCTGCAAGCGGGCGAATGGATTGCCGCAGGTTTTACGGCTTTTCTTGCCCTTGAACAGTTTCTTCACTGGCATCACTCCCATCGCACTGGGCGTAAGGGACAGAGCAGGCACGAGCCGATGGGATTGCTGATTCTTCTCGGTGATGGCCTGCACAACTTTATTGGTGGACTGGGAATTACCAGCACCTATCTCATCAATCCACCAGCAGGAGTTGCGGCTTGGCTAGCCGCTATCGCCCATGAAATTCCTCAGGAGATGGGCGATTTTGGTGTGTTGATACGCAGCGGTTGGCGGCCCCGCAAAGCACTGGCCTGGAATCTGGTCTCAGCTTTCACCTTTCCTTTGGGCGCTGTTCTGGCCTGGTGGGTGCGGGATTCTGTCTCACTAGCCCCTTTGGTGTTGTTTGCAGCTGGAAATTTCTTTTACATTGCGGCTTCTGATCTGGTGCCTGAAATCAAGCATCATGCCGAGCCAGGTTTTGCGCTCAGAAGCTTTGCTTGCTTTGTCTCTGGCTTGCTGTTCATGTGGTTGATGGCAACGATCGCCTAA
- a CDS encoding HlyD family secretion protein, whose protein sequence is MSNLQRRSEQIPALLTPLQADDFLPELGGWSKTLGQRALAVGAASVMALALWPWQETVRAGGVIRPAGENTIVQSQLDGVLARVLVKENQQVKQGQPLAELDRRSLENERRKLEAELNQSLAQQRDSQAQTLDVEQQTAATRLLNQAQLNSARRDLDSAASTLRYREVELQRYRGLLSSGAVAMTVVEEKQAQAILARNDLAKARQALREQQARGTAELARLGQGSNQASRDSRELFKQVDQTRARLEEVKRALLNSVIKAPKAGTVIVNNLRHAQQVIRGGEVLAQIAPNQGHLQVKLTVPSTDVGNIKASQPAYLRIAGCPYPEFGVLKAKVLSISADTIATATGQGNVQPGFQISLQPNSKPLRSGNRQCMLRHGMDVQADIVTRQTTILGFILTKLRLSTGA, encoded by the coding sequence ATGAGCAACCTCCAACGCCGCAGCGAGCAGATCCCGGCTTTACTCACTCCCCTGCAGGCTGACGATTTCCTCCCGGAATTAGGTGGCTGGAGCAAAACCCTTGGCCAGAGAGCATTGGCTGTGGGTGCCGCCAGCGTGATGGCGCTTGCACTGTGGCCATGGCAGGAAACCGTGCGGGCCGGTGGTGTGATCCGGCCAGCGGGCGAGAACACAATCGTGCAAAGCCAACTGGATGGGGTGCTCGCCAGGGTGTTGGTGAAGGAGAACCAACAGGTGAAACAGGGGCAGCCACTGGCGGAGCTGGATCGGCGCAGCTTGGAGAATGAACGGCGCAAGTTGGAAGCTGAGCTGAACCAATCACTGGCCCAGCAGCGTGATAGCCAAGCCCAGACTCTGGATGTTGAGCAGCAAACCGCAGCTACGCGACTGCTGAACCAGGCACAACTCAATTCAGCCCGGCGGGACCTCGACAGTGCAGCCTCCACCCTGCGCTACCGGGAGGTAGAGCTGCAGCGCTACAGAGGCCTGCTCTCAAGCGGTGCCGTGGCGATGACAGTGGTTGAAGAAAAGCAGGCCCAGGCCATCTTGGCCCGCAACGATCTAGCCAAAGCCCGGCAGGCACTGCGCGAACAGCAGGCACGGGGCACAGCAGAACTAGCGCGGCTGGGCCAGGGATCTAACCAGGCTTCGCGCGACAGCAGGGAACTCTTCAAGCAGGTGGATCAAACCCGTGCTCGGCTGGAGGAGGTAAAACGTGCCTTGCTCAACAGCGTGATCAAGGCACCAAAAGCTGGCACCGTGATTGTGAACAACCTCAGGCACGCCCAACAGGTGATCCGCGGTGGAGAGGTGTTAGCGCAGATTGCCCCCAATCAAGGACATCTGCAGGTGAAGCTCACGGTACCAAGCACAGATGTGGGGAATATCAAAGCCAGTCAGCCTGCATACCTGCGGATCGCTGGATGTCCGTATCCCGAATTCGGTGTGCTCAAAGCGAAGGTGCTGAGTATCTCCGCCGACACAATCGCTACTGCTACGGGCCAGGGCAACGTCCAACCTGGCTTTCAGATTTCCCTACAACCAAACAGTAAACCCCTCAGGAGCGGAAACCGCCAGTGCATGTTGCGCCATGGCATGGATGTGCAGGCCGACATTGTGACACGACAAACCACCATTCTTGGCTTCATTCTCACCAAGCTGCGCCTATCAACAGGCGCCTGA
- a CDS encoding peptidase domain-containing ABC transporter has translation MLIPHIKAPSWRTFKHQVHAVITGQGKEYACVRQFNEEDCGAACVATICEHHGRKIGLGQMRECVGTMANGTTLLGLKRGAEQLGLQARAARADESLIDNLDDLPLPMVCHWNGNHWVVLHGRKAEKLVIADPAVGIREISRDRFLQHWQNGVVLLLEPDPARFNNREEREPNKGLWVLAEFVKPFKGLLLQVLMLNIVIGTLALSMPVLMQILTDDVLVRGDYHMLTSLAIGIMLLTALRNGLGWVQGHMVGHFGQKLQLQMIMHYGQRLFHLPINYFESHRSGEVVSRIGDIEHINGLLTGVVTGLPSQLCIAAISLIWMLTYSAPLTLAAVACYAAVVICNLSFLPAVQSKIKKLLVGSSENQGYLVEVFRAATVLKTTEATPQAWQEYQRNFGRLARLSWDTTKLRLNESTATSLLGGLTSIALLWYGSSFVINSQLSIGQLLAFNGMGANVLGFLAGLSGLSQELITSGVVLRRLSEVLERDPENANEAEKHHAGISSQAPIRCNDISWHYPGRRALLDRFTLEIPGGLTTALIGESGCGKSSITKLIAGIYPLEHGSIHYGSFSSRDLNLDSLRRQVVLVPQESHFFNRSIFDNFAFTHPGVDFAQVVEACQLAMADDFIHDLPDGYGTVLGEFGANLSGGQKQRLAIARALINDPPVLIMDESTSALDPVLEQRLMNRLLNHRKGRTTILVSHRPSVILRADWIVYIERGQVKQQDNPTVLRDSAMVSPYLKAA, from the coding sequence ATGCTAATCCCACACATCAAAGCTCCATCGTGGCGAACCTTCAAACACCAGGTCCATGCAGTCATTACTGGTCAGGGCAAGGAATATGCCTGCGTACGCCAGTTCAATGAAGAAGATTGTGGTGCTGCCTGCGTTGCCACAATCTGTGAGCACCATGGCCGCAAGATCGGCCTGGGGCAGATGCGTGAGTGCGTGGGCACAATGGCCAACGGCACCACACTGCTTGGCCTGAAACGTGGCGCTGAGCAGTTGGGTCTACAAGCAAGAGCAGCTCGGGCCGATGAATCACTGATCGACAACCTGGACGACCTGCCCCTCCCGATGGTCTGCCATTGGAATGGCAACCATTGGGTTGTATTACACGGCCGCAAGGCGGAAAAGCTGGTGATCGCTGATCCGGCTGTTGGAATTCGAGAAATCTCACGGGATCGCTTTCTTCAGCACTGGCAAAACGGAGTTGTGCTGTTATTAGAGCCTGATCCAGCTCGATTCAACAACAGGGAAGAGAGAGAGCCCAATAAAGGCCTGTGGGTGCTCGCGGAATTCGTGAAACCGTTCAAGGGCCTGCTACTGCAGGTGCTGATGCTCAACATTGTGATCGGCACGCTTGCCCTGAGCATGCCTGTGCTGATGCAAATCCTCACCGACGACGTGCTGGTGCGGGGGGATTACCACATGCTCACCAGCTTGGCCATTGGCATCATGCTGCTCACAGCACTGCGCAATGGCCTGGGCTGGGTGCAAGGCCACATGGTGGGGCACTTCGGCCAGAAACTGCAGCTGCAGATGATCATGCACTACGGCCAGCGCCTGTTCCATCTACCGATCAATTATTTCGAAAGCCACCGCAGTGGAGAGGTGGTGAGCCGCATCGGTGATATCGAACACATCAACGGCCTGCTCACCGGTGTGGTGACCGGGTTACCCAGCCAACTGTGCATCGCTGCGATTTCACTGATCTGGATGCTCACCTACAGCGCACCGCTCACTCTGGCAGCCGTGGCCTGCTACGCCGCGGTTGTGATCTGCAATCTGAGCTTCCTGCCGGCAGTGCAATCGAAGATCAAGAAACTGCTGGTGGGTTCGTCTGAAAACCAGGGCTATCTGGTGGAGGTGTTCCGCGCTGCCACCGTGCTCAAAACCACTGAGGCCACACCCCAGGCCTGGCAGGAATACCAACGCAATTTCGGGCGGCTGGCACGGCTGAGCTGGGACACCACAAAATTGCGACTGAACGAGAGCACCGCCACCAGCCTGCTGGGTGGGCTCACCTCGATTGCCTTGCTGTGGTACGGCAGCAGCTTTGTGATCAATAGCCAACTGAGCATCGGCCAACTGCTGGCCTTCAATGGCATGGGGGCCAATGTGCTCGGTTTTCTGGCGGGTCTCAGTGGCCTCTCTCAGGAGCTGATCACCTCCGGTGTGGTGCTGCGGCGGCTCTCTGAAGTGCTCGAGCGCGATCCAGAGAATGCCAATGAAGCCGAGAAACATCATGCCGGCATCAGCTCGCAGGCACCGATTCGCTGTAACGACATCAGCTGGCACTATCCCGGCCGCAGGGCCCTGCTCGATCGCTTCACCCTGGAAATTCCTGGCGGGCTAACCACTGCGCTGATCGGCGAATCGGGCTGCGGCAAAAGCAGCATCACCAAACTGATCGCCGGCATTTACCCCCTGGAGCACGGCAGCATCCACTACGGCAGCTTCAGCTCACGGGATCTCAATCTCGACAGCCTGCGCCGGCAGGTGGTGCTGGTGCCACAGGAATCTCACTTCTTCAATCGCAGCATCTTCGACAACTTCGCCTTCACCCATCCGGGCGTGGATTTCGCTCAGGTGGTAGAGGCGTGCCAGCTGGCGATGGCCGACGACTTCATCCATGACTTACCCGATGGCTACGGCACGGTACTGGGTGAATTCGGCGCCAACCTCTCTGGCGGTCAAAAACAACGCCTGGCGATTGCTCGCGCCCTGATCAACGATCCACCGGTGTTGATTATGGATGAGTCGACCTCAGCCCTCGATCCAGTCCTGGAGCAGAGGTTGATGAATCGCCTACTCAATCACCGCAAGGGACGCACCACGATTTTGGTGAGCCATCGCCCATCGGTGATCCTGCGTGCCGATTGGATTGTGTACATCGAACGCGGACAGGTGAAACAGCAGGACAACCCAACTGTTCTGCGCGACAGCGCCATGGTTTCCCCCTATCTCAAGGCAGCCTGA